One stretch of Clavibacter californiensis DNA includes these proteins:
- a CDS encoding DASS family sodium-coupled anion symporter — MTPPPASPSPSSASGTGTDPAPGGAERDEADPAPDGVAFVAAPDEDAADAAAAARSARRARAVQVVVIVVVAVGIALVPPPAGVDPRGMHMAGIFVGTVLALILQPLPTAPVALTGLAVAMLTGTMTTDGEALVGFANPTIWLIVASFFIADGFLVTGLGRRIALAFVSRLGGSSLGLAYGMALTDLVLAPATPSNTARAGGVVYPIVASLSRVQGSTPDSDASRRRLGSYLALTSVQVNTVTSAMFVTAMAGNPVAQKAAADIGIEVTWGGWALAALVPGLVSLVVVPWAMSRVYPPTLTRTPEAPAHALEELRGLGPLSGHERIMAATFVLLLVLWCGGSLLGIPATAAAFGGIAVLLVTGVLTWSHLAANASAWSTLIFFAVLVGMADQLDALGVIDLVGGAVSGSVGGLPWPWAFAVLALVYFLSHYLFASNTAHIVAMYAVFLGAAVATGTPPLFAALVLGFIGNLFGGISHYASGPSGVVFGSGYVTTKEWFRVGFVMAVVLIVIWGVVGTAWMGVLGLLA; from the coding sequence CGCAGACGCCGCGGCCGCCGCCCGCAGTGCCCGCCGCGCGCGCGCCGTCCAGGTCGTCGTCATCGTGGTCGTCGCGGTCGGCATCGCGCTCGTCCCGCCGCCCGCCGGGGTCGACCCCCGCGGCATGCACATGGCCGGCATCTTCGTCGGCACCGTCCTCGCCCTGATCCTCCAGCCGCTGCCGACCGCGCCCGTGGCGCTCACCGGCCTCGCGGTCGCCATGCTCACGGGCACCATGACCACGGACGGCGAGGCGCTCGTCGGCTTCGCGAACCCCACCATCTGGCTCATCGTCGCGTCGTTCTTCATCGCGGACGGCTTCCTCGTCACGGGCCTCGGCCGCCGCATCGCGCTCGCGTTCGTGTCGCGCCTCGGCGGATCCAGCCTCGGCCTCGCCTACGGCATGGCGCTCACCGACCTGGTGCTCGCTCCCGCGACGCCGTCGAACACCGCGCGGGCGGGCGGCGTCGTCTACCCGATCGTCGCGTCGCTCAGCCGGGTGCAGGGATCCACCCCCGACTCCGACGCGTCGCGCCGCCGCCTCGGCTCCTACCTCGCGCTCACGAGCGTGCAGGTCAACACCGTCACCTCCGCCATGTTCGTCACGGCCATGGCCGGGAACCCGGTCGCGCAGAAGGCCGCAGCCGACATCGGCATCGAGGTCACCTGGGGCGGCTGGGCGCTCGCCGCGCTCGTGCCCGGCCTGGTCAGCCTGGTCGTCGTCCCGTGGGCGATGTCGCGCGTGTACCCGCCGACCCTCACCCGCACGCCCGAGGCCCCCGCCCACGCGCTCGAGGAGCTGCGCGGGCTCGGCCCGCTGTCGGGTCACGAGCGGATCATGGCCGCGACCTTCGTGCTGCTGCTCGTGCTCTGGTGCGGCGGATCGCTGCTCGGCATCCCCGCGACCGCCGCCGCGTTCGGCGGCATCGCGGTGCTGCTCGTGACGGGCGTCCTCACGTGGTCGCACCTCGCCGCGAACGCCTCCGCCTGGTCGACGCTCATCTTCTTCGCGGTGCTCGTCGGCATGGCCGACCAGCTCGACGCGCTCGGCGTCATCGACCTCGTGGGCGGCGCCGTCTCCGGATCCGTCGGCGGCCTGCCCTGGCCGTGGGCCTTCGCGGTGCTCGCGCTCGTGTACTTCCTCTCGCACTACCTGTTCGCGTCGAACACGGCCCACATCGTCGCGATGTACGCGGTCTTCCTCGGCGCCGCGGTCGCGACGGGCACGCCGCCGCTGTTCGCCGCGCTCGTGCTCGGCTTCATCGGCAACCTCTTCGGCGGCATCTCGCACTACGCGTCGGGGCCGTCGGGCGTGGTCTTCGGATCCGGCTACGTCACGACTAAGGAGTGGTTCCGCGTCGGCTTCGTGATGGCCGTGGTGCTCATCGTGATCTGGGGCGTCGTCGGCACCGCGTGGATGGGCGTGCTCGGTCTCCTGGCCTGA